CGGCGCGGCCTGCGCCAATGTGTAGAGCTCGGCAAACTCGCGATTGGTCAGATAGTGATGCACGTCGACGACGTAGCGATGAATGTCCGGCAAAACTGTGGACGGCCCGCCGACCGCGATAAACCAGAGCAGCAACAGATGAAAGAAAAGCCCGACCAAATCGACCTGCATCACTTCGCCTCCCGCCATGCCGCGATCACGCCCAACGGCGCTAAACCGAGAATCACCCAAAACAACGGCCAGCGCAGCACTCCGACGCCGACGAAGGCCGCCACCGCAAGAAGCCACGGGCGCCAGCGCCGCGGCAAAACCATTGCAAGCTTGATCACGGTGGCGAGCAGCAAGCCCGGCGCAACCTTCGACATGCCCGAGAGCGCCTGCGAGACAAACGGCAGCGAGCCGTAGCGATGGTAGAGATAGCCCATGCCGATCACCACCAAGCAAGGCCAACCGAGATAGCCAATGACCGACGCCGCCGCGCCGCGCCAACCGCCAAAGCGGTAGCCGACCATCACGGTGAGATTCAGGACGTTCGGCCCAGGCAAAAGTTGGCCGAGAGTGAGCAGCTCGACAAATTCTTTGTCGGTTATCCACTTGCGTTGATCGACTAACGCTCGGCGCGTCCAGTAGATGGCGCCGCCAAAGGCGGACAGCGTGATCTGTGAAAAGGTGATGAATAGCGCCAGCGGCGCGACCCGCTGCCGCGATGAGCTGGACGAATTGATTGGCTCCATGATTTCTTGATTACCCTACACACGCAGATTTGTCGCGTCGACCGCACCCCGCGTCAGAATTTTGACTCGCTTTATTCTGTTTCCTTTTAACTTGTTGCTGCCAAGCCCACGCCGATCTGCTATCATGCTGCGAATTGTTCGGAGCGAAGGAGACAGAGTCATGGCCGATGCCGTCAAAACGGAGCTTGAAACATTCATGCAAGGAGTGCAGCAGCGCAACCCCGGTGAAGTCGAATTTCACCAGGCGGTGCGTGAGGTAACGGAATCGTTGATATCCTTTGTCCTGGAAAACAAGAAATATCGCGACGCGAGTATTCTCGAACGCATCACCGAACCGGAGCGCATCATCATCTACCGCGTCAACTGGGAGGACGACCGGGGACACATCCAAACCAACCGCGCCTGGCGCATCCAATTCAACAGCGCCATCGGTCCATACAAAGGCGGCCTGCGCTTTCATCCGAGCGTCAATCAGTCGGTGCTCAAGTTCCTGGGCTTCGAGCAGATTTTCAAAAACTCTCTGACGGGGTTGCCGATGGGCGGTGCCAAGGGCGGCTCCAACTTCGACCCGAAAGGCAAAAGCGATCGCGAAGTCATGCGCTTTTGCCAGTCGATGATGAACGAGCTTTTCCGTCACATCGGCGAAGATACCGACGTCCCAGCTGGCGATATCGGCGTCGGCGGGCGCGAGGT
This sequence is a window from Deltaproteobacteria bacterium. Protein-coding genes within it:
- a CDS encoding chromate transporter, encoding MEPINSSSSSRQRVAPLALFITFSQITLSAFGGAIYWTRRALVDQRKWITDKEFVELLTLGQLLPGPNVLNLTVMVGYRFGGWRGAAASVIGYLGWPCLVVIGMGYLYHRYGSLPFVSQALSGMSKVAPGLLLATVIKLAMVLPRRWRPWLLAVAAFVGVGVLRWPLFWVILGLAPLGVIAAWREAK